CCTGTTCCGCTTCGACTCCGGGAGCCACCACTGAAGAGATGAACCCATCGGCTTCGACAAGTACTAGTTTCATGCCGATGTCACCCACTACGTCAGAGGTGACGACGGTGATTCCTTCGCGCCCCAGTTCTTCGGCAACCATCATGGAGTTCGGTCCGGTGCCCATACAGGCAGCGCACCACACCTCGACTCCTTGGCGGCGGGCAGCGACCATTACTGGGAACGCGCCGCCTACTCCAACAGAAGACATGGTCGCAGAGACCTCGCCTCCCCTGTCAGGAAGATGGGGAACGTGCATCGGCATAGTCAAAATGACCGATGCAACAGCAACCAAAGAACCAGCCATCAATTACCCTTCAATAACCACGGGAACAATCATTGGGCGTCGCCGCAGCCTGCGGGAAACCCACCGTCCCAAGGCGCGTCGCATGGCCTGCTGCAGTGAGTAAGCGTCCACGTGCCCCGGTGCTGCCGCCTTCGCAAGAGCCTCTGCCACATCGGGGAGCACTTCCCTAAACACAGCTTCGTCCTCGGCCATCCCGCGAGCGGTAATGTGCGGGCCCGCCAGGACCTGCCCCATTTCGAGGTCGACAACGGCGAAGACGCTGACAAAGCCCTCTTCGCCGAGCACTAGCCGATCGTGCAGTTCGCTTTCACTGATCTCGCCGATCGAACCACCGTCTACGTACACGTAGTCACAGGGCACTGCGCCAACTACGGAAGCTTGCCCATTGGCGAGGTCGACTACTACCCCGTCTTCTGCCAGGGCAATGCGCGACGCCGGCACTCCCGTTTGGACAGCCAGCCGGCCGTTTGCCACGAGGTGTCTGATCTCGCCGTGAATCGGCATCACGTTCTTCGGCTGAACCACGTTGTAGCAGTACAGCAATTCCCCTGCGGCGGCGTGTCCAGATACGTGCACCTTTGCGTTGCCCTTGTGCACAACCTTGGTACCTAGGCGCATCAGAGCATTGATTACGCGATATACGGAGTTTTCGTTTCCGGGGATCAACGAGGACGCCAAGATGACAGTGTCCTCGGGACCTACCGAGATGAACTTGTGAGTGCCGTTGGCGATCCTGGCCAGAGCTGCCATGGGCTCGCCCTGCGAACCCGTGGCCATGTAGACCCGCTGCCGTGGGGGCAAGTTTTCAATTTCGCGAGAAGAAACGATTACGCCCTCGGGAGCATTCAGGTACCCCAGCTCCATCGCAATACGCATGTTGCGTTCCATAGAGCGCCCCACAAAGGCAACCTTGCGACCGTGCTCGGCAGCA
The genomic region above belongs to Winkia neuii and contains:
- a CDS encoding ribonuclease J, whose product is MNSLYPDLPTPPKLAKDTLRVTPLGGLGEVGRNMTVFEINGKLLIVDCGVLFPEEIQPGVDLILPDFSAISNRMDDVVGLVLTHGHEDHIGAVPYLLRLRRDIPIYGSRLTLAFLEPKLAEHRLRDTNLNVVAEGDTVQIGGFGCEFVAVNHSIPDALAVMIRTEAGNALVTGDFKMDQLPLDRRITDLRSFARLGEEGVDLFMVDSTNAEVPGFVTHEREIGPVISAVFGKAQGQLIVASFSSHVHRVQQVLDAAAEHGRKVAFVGRSMERNMRIAMELGYLNAPEGVIVSSREIENLPPRQRVYMATGSQGEPMAALARIANGTHKFISVGPEDTVILASSLIPGNENSVYRVINALMRLGTKVVHKGNAKVHVSGHAAAGELLYCYNVVQPKNVMPIHGEIRHLVANGRLAVQTGVPASRIALAEDGVVVDLANGQASVVGAVPCDYVYVDGGSIGEISESELHDRLVLGEEGFVSVFAVVDLEMGQVLAGPHITARGMAEDEAVFREVLPDVAEALAKAAAPGHVDAYSLQQAMRRALGRWVSRRLRRRPMIVPVVIEG